A window of the Lactuca sativa cultivar Salinas chromosome 7, Lsat_Salinas_v11, whole genome shotgun sequence genome harbors these coding sequences:
- the LOC111902677 gene encoding signal peptide peptidase-like 4 isoform X1, translating to MEAAAAIPSRAVLALVVISLISCVSLVFAGDIVHHDDVAPTRPGCDNNFVLVKVPTWIDDREEDEFVGVGARFGPTLESKEKDADKSRIALADPSDCCTTPKNKLTGETILVHRGNCSFTTKANVAEAAGASAILIINNGTELFKMVCEPDEPDVSIGIPVVMLPQDAGESLKQNLQKNLNVFVQLYSPKRPLVDVAEVFLWLMAVGTILCASYWSAWTAREAAIEQDKLLKDGSDEYLNMEVSNSSGVVEINTTSAIVFVVIASCFLVMLYKWMSYGFIEVLVVLFAIGGAEGLQTCLVALLSCFKIFEHAAKTYVKIPFLGAVSYLTLGVSPFCVTSAVVWAVYRRFSFAWIGQDILGVALIITVIQIIQVPNLKVGTVLLSCAFLYDIFWVFVSKWMFHESVMIVVARGDNSGEDGIPMLLKIPRMFDPWGGYSIIGFGDIILPGLLVAFSLRYDWLSNKSLRTGYFSWTMIAYGLGLLITYVALNLMDGHGQPALLYIVPFTLGTFITLGMKRGDLRHLWTRGEPDRICPHVQLQPSSESQHS from the exons ATGGAGGCAGCAGCAGCGATACCAAGCAGAGCTGTGCTTGCGTTGGTTGTAATTTCGCTAATTTCCTGTGTTTCTCTTGTTTTCGCCGGCGATATAGTTCACCATGATGATGTTGCTCCTACGAGACCTGGCTGTGACAACAACTTTGTTCTG GTGAAGGTTCCAACTTGGATTGATGATAGAGAAGAAGATGAGTTCGTGGGTGTTGGTGCCCGATTTGGTCCCACCTTGGAATCAAAGGAGAAGGATGCCGATAAAAGCAGAATTGCTCTTGCAGACCCTTCCGACTGTTGCACAACACCTAAAAACAAG CTTACTGGTGAAACTATCCTTGTGCATCGAGGGAACTGCAGCTTTACAACCAAGGCAAATGTTGCTGAAGCTGCTGGTGCTTCAGCTATCCTCATCATTAACAATGGCACAG AACTGTTCAAGATGGTGTGTGAACCAGATGAACCTGATGTTAGTATTGGCATCCCTGTAGTCATGCTTCCACAAGATGCTGGTGAAAGCTTGAAACAGAATCTCCAGAAAAACTTGAATG TTTTTGTGCAGCTATACTCTCCAAAGAGGCCACTGGTTGATGTTGCTGAGGTGTTTTTATGGCTTATGGCTGTTGGCACCATACTATGTGCATCTTACTGGTCTGCCTGGACTGCTAGAGAAGCTGCTATTGAGCAGGACAAACTGTTAAAG GATGGTTCTGATGAATACTTGAATATGGAGGTTTCAAATTCAAGTGGTGTGGTGGAGATCAACACCACATCAGCAATTGTGTTTGTTGTGATTGCATCATGTTTCTTGGTTATGCTTTACAAGTGGATGTCATACGGGTTTATTGAAGTCTTGGTTGTCTTGTTTGCCATTGGTGGTGCTGAG GGTCTGCAAACTTGTTTGGTGGCTTTATTGTCATG TTTCAAAATATTTGAACATGCTGCAAAAACATATGTGAAGATCCCTTTCCTAGGGGCAGTATCGTATTTAACACTAGGTGTTTCTCCATTCTGTGTGACATCTGCTGTTGTATGGGCTGTTTATCGCCGTTTTTCCTTTGCTTGGATAGGCCAAGATATACTT GGCGTCGCGTTGATTATCACAGTAATCCAGATAATCCAAGTGCCTAATCTCAAG GTTGGAACCGTTCTGTTGAGCTGTGCGTTCTTGTATGACATTTTCtgggtgtttgtatcaaaatggaTGTTCCATGAAAGTGTGATGATAGTG GTGGCTCGTGGAGATAACAGTGGTGAAGATGGGATTCCCATGCTGCTGAAAATCCCTAGGATGTTTGATCCATGGGGTGGCTACAGCATCATTGGATTTGGTGATATCATTTTACCAGGATTATTAGTAGCCTTTTCTTTAAG ATACGATTGGTTGTCCAACAAGAGCCTTCGAACCGGATATTTCTCATGGACAATGATTGCTTACGGATTAG GTTTACTTATTACATATGTGGCTTTGAACTTGATGGATGGACATGGTCAACCAGCTTTGCTTTACATTGTTCCCTTCACATTGG GGACTTTTATAACATTGGGAATGAAGAGAGGTGATTTAAGACATTTATGGACAAGAGGCGAACCTGATAGGATTTGCCCACATGTGCAGCTTCAACCCTCCTCTGAATCTCAACACTCGTAG
- the LOC111902677 gene encoding signal peptide peptidase-like 4 isoform X2, with amino-acid sequence MEAAAAIPSRAVLALVVISLISCVSLVFAGDIVHHDDVAPTRPGCDNNFVLVKVPTWIDDREEDEFVGVGARFGPTLESKEKDADKSRIALADPSDCCTTPKNKLTGETILVHRGNCSFTTKANVAEAAGASAILIINNGTELFKMVCEPDEPDVSIGIPVVMLPQDAGESLKQNLQKNLNVFVQLYSPKRPLVDVAEVFLWLMAVGTILCASYWSAWTAREAAIEQDKLLKDGSDEYLNMEVSNSSGVVEINTTSAIVFVVIASCFLVMLYKWMSYGFIEVLVVLFAIGGAEGLQTCLVALLSCFKIFEHAAKTYVKIPFLGAVSYLTLGVSPFCVTSAVVWAVYRRFSFAWIGQDILGVALIITVIQIIQVPNLKVGTVLLSCAFLYDIFWVFVSKWMFHESVMIVVARGDNSGEDGIPMLLKIPRMFDPWGGYSIIGFGDIILPGLLVAFSLRYDWLSNKSLRTGYFSWTMIAYGLGLLITYVALNLMDGHGQPALLYIVPFTLGRDFYNIGNEER; translated from the exons ATGGAGGCAGCAGCAGCGATACCAAGCAGAGCTGTGCTTGCGTTGGTTGTAATTTCGCTAATTTCCTGTGTTTCTCTTGTTTTCGCCGGCGATATAGTTCACCATGATGATGTTGCTCCTACGAGACCTGGCTGTGACAACAACTTTGTTCTG GTGAAGGTTCCAACTTGGATTGATGATAGAGAAGAAGATGAGTTCGTGGGTGTTGGTGCCCGATTTGGTCCCACCTTGGAATCAAAGGAGAAGGATGCCGATAAAAGCAGAATTGCTCTTGCAGACCCTTCCGACTGTTGCACAACACCTAAAAACAAG CTTACTGGTGAAACTATCCTTGTGCATCGAGGGAACTGCAGCTTTACAACCAAGGCAAATGTTGCTGAAGCTGCTGGTGCTTCAGCTATCCTCATCATTAACAATGGCACAG AACTGTTCAAGATGGTGTGTGAACCAGATGAACCTGATGTTAGTATTGGCATCCCTGTAGTCATGCTTCCACAAGATGCTGGTGAAAGCTTGAAACAGAATCTCCAGAAAAACTTGAATG TTTTTGTGCAGCTATACTCTCCAAAGAGGCCACTGGTTGATGTTGCTGAGGTGTTTTTATGGCTTATGGCTGTTGGCACCATACTATGTGCATCTTACTGGTCTGCCTGGACTGCTAGAGAAGCTGCTATTGAGCAGGACAAACTGTTAAAG GATGGTTCTGATGAATACTTGAATATGGAGGTTTCAAATTCAAGTGGTGTGGTGGAGATCAACACCACATCAGCAATTGTGTTTGTTGTGATTGCATCATGTTTCTTGGTTATGCTTTACAAGTGGATGTCATACGGGTTTATTGAAGTCTTGGTTGTCTTGTTTGCCATTGGTGGTGCTGAG GGTCTGCAAACTTGTTTGGTGGCTTTATTGTCATG TTTCAAAATATTTGAACATGCTGCAAAAACATATGTGAAGATCCCTTTCCTAGGGGCAGTATCGTATTTAACACTAGGTGTTTCTCCATTCTGTGTGACATCTGCTGTTGTATGGGCTGTTTATCGCCGTTTTTCCTTTGCTTGGATAGGCCAAGATATACTT GGCGTCGCGTTGATTATCACAGTAATCCAGATAATCCAAGTGCCTAATCTCAAG GTTGGAACCGTTCTGTTGAGCTGTGCGTTCTTGTATGACATTTTCtgggtgtttgtatcaaaatggaTGTTCCATGAAAGTGTGATGATAGTG GTGGCTCGTGGAGATAACAGTGGTGAAGATGGGATTCCCATGCTGCTGAAAATCCCTAGGATGTTTGATCCATGGGGTGGCTACAGCATCATTGGATTTGGTGATATCATTTTACCAGGATTATTAGTAGCCTTTTCTTTAAG ATACGATTGGTTGTCCAACAAGAGCCTTCGAACCGGATATTTCTCATGGACAATGATTGCTTACGGATTAG GTTTACTTATTACATATGTGGCTTTGAACTTGATGGATGGACATGGTCAACCAGCTTTGCTTTACATTGTTCCCTTCACATTGGGTAG GGACTTTTATAACATTGGGAATGAAGAGAGGTGA